A single window of Dichotomicrobium thermohalophilum DNA harbors:
- the infC gene encoding translation initiation factor IF-3: MKPVFSRERREDAFVLVSATEEIPTIARRPFKRPAQREEGPRINDAITARQVQLIDEEGQNHGVVDLQEALDRAAEAGLDLVEVSGQAETPVCKIMDYGKYKYQAQKKAAEARKKTKTVDVKEIKMRPNIDAHDYEVKMRNMRRFFEAGDKVKVTLRFRGREMAHQQIGMDLLHKVRDDTEDFAKVELEPKLEGRQMIMVLAPR; the protein is encoded by the coding sequence AGGATGCATTTGTTCTCGTTTCAGCAACAGAGGAGATACCAACCATAGCACGCCGACCATTCAAGCGGCCCGCGCAGCGGGAAGAGGGGCCGCGCATAAACGACGCGATTACAGCTCGTCAGGTCCAACTGATCGACGAGGAAGGGCAGAACCACGGTGTGGTCGATCTGCAGGAGGCGTTGGACCGCGCGGCAGAGGCCGGCCTTGATCTTGTGGAGGTTTCGGGTCAAGCCGAGACTCCGGTCTGCAAGATCATGGACTACGGCAAATACAAGTATCAGGCGCAGAAGAAGGCCGCCGAAGCCCGCAAGAAAACCAAGACCGTCGATGTGAAGGAAATCAAGATGCGCCCGAACATCGACGCGCATGACTACGAAGTGAAGATGCGCAACATGCGGCGTTTCTTCGAGGCGGGCGACAAGGTCAAGGTGACGCTGCGCTTCCGCGGACGCGAAATGGCCCACCAGCAAATCGGCATGGACCTGCTGCACAAGGTGCGCGACGACACCGAGGATTTCGCCAAGGTCGAACTTGAGCCGAAGCTCGAAGGCCGGCAGATGATCATGGTCCTGGCGCCGCGCTGA